Part of the Nocardia farcinica genome, ACTCGCCCGCCCAGCCGTCGCCTGACGACCGGATGAACCATTCGGGCACCCGGACAGGAGCCACCATGTCGTACCAGGTCACGGTCGATCGCGCACCCGCCCAAACCGTCCTGGAGTTGCGTCGGACGGTTCACGCCGATCGCCCTGGCGAGGACATCGGCAATGGCATGCGCGCCCTCTACGCCGCCGCGGCGGCCATCGGTCTCGCACCGGCGGGCGCGCCCTCGACCACCTACCGCGGGCCGATCCGGCACGGCAGCGCGACGGAGGTGGATTTCGCGCTCCCCGTCCAGACCTCGCTCGACGACGAACCCGGCGACATCGTCGTGCGCCGCACCGAGCCCATCCTGCACGCGCGTCTCGTGCACCGCGGCCCCTACCAGTCCATCGGTGACGCCTATCGTGCGCTCGACGTCGCGCTGCGCGAGGGGGGCCTGACCGCGACCGGTCCACCGACCGAGGTCTATCTGGTCGCCCCCGACGACGCGGTCACCCCGCACGACCTGCTCACCGAGATCCGGGTCCCGGTCGCCGCCGACGACCTCGCGGTGCGTCTGGCCATGCCCTTCGACAGCGCCCTGGCCGCTGTCCGCTCCGCCCTTCGCGCCGAGGGTTTCGGCGTCGTCAGCGAAGTCGACGTGCGGGCCACCCTGCGTGAACAACTCGGTGCCACGGTGCGGAACCACGTGGTCCTCGGCGCGTTGGATCCGCATCTCGCGCACCGCGCACTGGACGTCGAGGACGGTCCGGCAGCACCGGTGTGCTGCACCGTCGTGGTACGTGAGGAGGAGGCGGACACCGTGGTCTCGGCGGTGGACCCGGATCGCCTGGTGGGCAGTCCCGCGCTGCTGGCGATCGCTGCGCAGGCGCGTGCCGGTCTCGCTGCCGCCCTGCGGCGGGTCGCTTCCCCGGACTAGCTTCGCGAGCGAGGACCGAAAGTACTGCGCGGGACTCTGATTCGGCCGCACCACTGCTGGGCATGCGCGGCCCCGCGACGAAGCAGCGCCCGCACGCCGACGTCCGCCGACGCGGACTCCGGCACCCTCGCCGATTCGGCCGCCACCACCTGCGCGTACCGCACGTGCAACTGCTCGCGCACCTGATCCGGCGTGTAGGCCCGCCGCCGTCGCTCACCGCGCACCACCAGGACACCGGTGGCCACCACACCGGCCGCCCCCGCCAAACCTATTGCCTTCCACCACCGCACACCGCCTAGGCTAGCGGGCATGGCGGGTGCGGGGATCGATCTGGACCGGGCAGTCGAGATCACCAGGACGGGCGACATCTGGTTGTTCCGCGGCCGGTCCACCGCCGACCGCGTGATCCGGATGACGACGAACAGCCCGGTCAACCATGTCGGCATGGCCGTGGTCCTCGACGACCTGCCCGCCCTGATGTGGCACGCCGAACTCGGCCACTCCCTGCCCGACATGTGGACCGGCACCACCCACCGCGGCGCCCAGCTGCACAACCTGCGCGACGCCGTGCTGGTCTGGGCGCACCGCTACGGCCAGCGGGCGTGGCTGCGCCAACTCCACCCACCGGTCACCCGCGACCGCGAGGACGGCGTGCTGCGCGCCATCGCCCGCCTCGACGGCACCCCCTTCCCCTCCACCGCGCGACTCGCCGGCAAGTGGCTGCGCGGCCGCGCCCGCCTGCCCCGCACCCGCCAGCGCGCCACGCGCCGGATGGAGAACGCCTACTGCGCCGAAATCGTCGCCGCCACCTACCAGTCGATGGGCCTGCTGCCGGACAACCGCGACGTCGACTGGTACGACCCCGGCCGCTTCTGGAGCGGCGACCATCTGCGCCTGTCCGACGGATACACCCTCGGCGGCGAGATCGCCGTCCGCATCCCCGACGCCTGACCGACAGCCACGAAAACCACTGGCCACCGCGCGGCCTGCCCGCTTGACTGGCGCCATGATCCCGCTCGACACCCGGCCCCTGTTCCCGCTGCTGCACCGATCCCTGCTGGACCTGCTGCGCGCGCTCGAACCCGCCGACTGGACACGACCGACGATCTGCCCCGGCTGGACCGTCGCCGACGTCACCGCGCACCTCCTCAACGACCACCTGCGACGCATCTCCGGCAGCCGCGACCGGCACAGCGGCGCGGTGTTCCGCGACGACGAAACCCTGCCCGAGTACCTCGCGCGGGTCAACGACGAGTTCGTCCGCGCGATGCGCCAATGCAGTCCGCGCGTGATGATCGACCTGCTCGCGCACCTGGGCCCGGAACTCGATCGTGTCTGGGCCGCAATGGATCCGGACGCCCCGGCCGACCTGGCCGTGTCGTGGACCGGTGCCCGCACCAGTCCGGCGTGGCTCGACATCGCCCGGGACTACACCGAATACTGGGTGCACCAGCAGCAGATCCGCGACGCCGTCGCCCGCCCCGGCGCCGACCAGGTGGAGCTGATGCGCCCGGTCCTCGTCACCTTTCTGCACGCACTCCCCTTCGCCCTGCGCGAGCACACCCGCCCGGCCGAGACCGCGCTGAAATTCGCGATCACCGGCCCGGCGGGCGGCGAATGGTCCGTCGTCTCCGACGGTACCGGCTGGGAGCTGACCGCCGCCGACCACGACCGTTACGCCGCGACCGTGCGCATGGACCAGGACACGCTGTGGCGGTTGGCCACCCGCGGAATCACCGTCGACGAGGCGCGCGAACGCACCGAACCCGCCGGGGACCGCGAGCTCACCGACGCGGCGACCACACTGCTCGCCGTGGTCGCGTGAGCCCCGCCCCTCACCCCAGCTCGGCGCGCGCCTCGTCCAGGCAGGCCGACCACGTCCCCGGTGCGATCCGATGGAACCCCTCCGCGCCCTCCACGAAGGCACTCGAGATCACCACGTCCGGACGCACCGTGGCCAGCACGTCCAGCGCGCCCCGCAGCCCCGTCTTGTCGCTGTACCCGGGCACATACCCGGCCCGCCACACACCGTCGGCGTAGCGCAGCAGGGTGTCACCGGTGAACAGGTAGGTCAGGTCGTCCGCGCCACGCACCAGATAACAGGTGCTCCCCGGCGAGTGCCCCGGCGTCGGAATCACCTCCACCCCCGCGTCATCGGTACCCCGTCGCGATAGCGGCACGTCGATCGCGGCGAACCGCCCGATCTGTCCGGCCTCCGGCGCGGGCGCGTGCAATCGGCTACCGAACCGATCCGCCACCGCCCGAAGCATCGGCCCGGCCTCGTCCTGATGACTCAGATACTGCCGCTCCACCCCGCCCAGCGCCGCCACCCCCTCGAACGGGCCTTCGTCCCCCGGCGAGTAGAAGAGAATGTTGCCCCCGGACGGCGGCGTCCAGAGGTAGGCGTGTGTGCGCGGACCGCCCGGGACGACGAACGCGGGCGTCTCCCACAAATCCGGCAGCACCTGCCGCAACGGAGAGTCGGTTCGGGTGTGGTCGTGTGATTGCGATGTGGTAGTCATGGCCCGACGGTAGAAGCTGAAGTTTACTCGAGGTCAAGGGGTTGCCGAGCATCGGTCGACGCGTTTCCGGGCCACGGTCGAGAGCGGCCCGTCGCCCGATCGCTCCCCCGGGCCCCATTCCGCGCTGCCCGTTCGTCCGAGCGCGCCGGCGGGACCGCGCGACCCCCACCCCACCCCTCTGACCAGGCGATTCGCTGGACGAGCACACCCTGTTGTAATCTCTTGGAGCGCCCGAGCACGGGCGCAACGGGCTGTGGCGCAGTTTGGTAGCGCACTTGACTGGGGGTCAAGTGGTCGCAGGTTCAAATCCTGTCAGCCCGACAATCAAGAATGCCCCTCCGACCAGCACCGGAGGGGCTTTCTTCATCATCCGACCACCCGCAGAGCGGGACCAGAACGGGACCGCAAATGCTCCGTGAGCTTGTCACCCGCGCCGGTGATCTCGCGCCGATCCGGGTGCAAGTACCGCTCAGTGGTGCGACTGTCGGCATGCCCGACGATCTTTTGCAGCACGTGCAGGCTCACCCCGGCATCGGCGAACCACGTCAGGCCGGTGTGCCGTAGATCGTGCCGACGGAGGTGTTCGTACCCGAGCTTGACGACGACCTCATCCCAGTGCGTCGCGTCCCGCAGAACACCGGTGGCGATGCGCCCACCCCGAGGACCACGGAACAGCCGCGCATCCGGATCGCCGCGGCCGACCGCCTGTAGCCGATCCAGGACCAGTTGCCGAACTTCCTCGATCAGCGGGACGTACCGAACACGGTTGCCCTTGGTCCCCTTGTCCTCCATTCCCCCGATGACGACGTGGTCTGTCGACGCACACACCAGGTCCAGGTCTGTGTATCGATGCCGCGCACACGACAGCCGGACACCTCCCCGATCCGCGAAGCCGTGCACGCGGCGAAGATCACCACATCACCCCACCCCGCGGCTCGCTCTGCCACGCTAATCACGACCATGGCTCAGCTGCGCGATCGGCTCGGCTGGTAGGTCGTTGCCGAATTTCGCCATACAGGATCAAGGCGGCGCGCTGGCCGCAGTTGATCGAAGTACTAGTCGAATCCGGCAGCCGACCGCGGTAACCGTCCTCGCCAACCTGACCCGCCCGCATCAGACCCGCTCACCGCGCCCGGACCAGCACACCGACCCGCCGACCTCGCCACCGCTGCCACCACCGCGAATCCATCGAGCGACCCGCACACCCTGACCTCCCACGCCGACAGCCACGACGCCGACGACAAGTCCGCGACCGTCCCCGGCACTCGCCGCCCTTCCCGAGCCAGGACCCAACGGGCAGACGGCGCCCGGCACCAGCGCCCCGCCACCCCGTGCTCTGCCTCTCCCCACCGGTGATGCCGACCAGGCATCCAGCGCTGGCACCCTCGCCGTCACCGGCCACCCAGCATCCTCCTAGCGGTGGGAGGCACCTTCGATTCCCGGCGTCCGGCGGAGCGGATGCCACCATGGCAGGCCCTACCCGTTCCCGGCAAGGCCAAGACGAGTCACCACACACCCGCATCACCAATTCAGCTGCCATACACTGTATTCCAGTGATACGGCTCCATGGCAGCCTTGACGTGACCTTGCATGCCCCGCCACCGCGTCCTCCGTCCAACGAACCACCGGGAGCCGACCGAGCCCCCGGTACCCCGCCAGGAGGAAGCCGTCATGGCCAGCAACGTCACCGTCATGATCACCGGCCACCTCGCCGAAAACCCCGAACCCCGCGTCACGAACACCGGCAAACTCGTCACCAACTTCGCCGTCATCTCCAACGACCGCCGCTACGACCGCGACCGCAACGAATGGGTCGACGCCGCCAAGACCGTCATCCGGATCAACTGATGAGGCGACTTGGTCCAACTCGCCGGCGACAGCCTGACCAAGGGATGCCGCGTCACCGTCACCGGCCACCGCCTGACCGCTGACCCCTACCTCGGCAAGGACGTCAAACCCCGCGCCGCCCTCGAACTCACCGCCGACACTGTCGCCGTCGACCTGAAAGGCTAGACCGCACAGATCACCCGCTGGACCCGCAACGGCACCAGCACCGTCGACGCCACCGAGCCGCCGTTCTGATCCGCACACGGTGACCGGGCCAGCTACAACCAGGTCCGGTCACCGAACCCGGCCACCACGACCGACTGCCGAATTCGCCTATTACTTAGATTAAAGGCGAGACGGACCAGAACCTCTCTGCGGCAGTGGCTTCCGCGTCCTTCGGCCGCGCGGCCTACCGCGGTCACTCCGCCGGCGAGGGTCACCTTCTCGATTGCCGAATAGTGCTGGGCACGTCGAGAGCCGTACCCGACCTACCTCCCACAGTCGACCACAGAGAGGCAGGCAGTCTGCCCAGTCAACCGGTTGTCGTTACGTATTACTCCCAGCCGTGAACGAAGTCTTCGACTGGACCCCAAGTCTTCACGAACTTTGCGACCTGTTCCCAAGTCGCATCAAACAGTAGCAACCGGCCGCGGGGCTCGCTCTGGATCCGCTTCCAAACGACGTACCGCTTGGCGCCACCCGTCCCACCCCCAAGCGATCAGCAGCCCCTTGGCGGCAGCCATACTTTCTGTGAGATCAGTCATTCCGCGAAGCTACACAGTGACCCCTACCGGCCCGGCCAGCCACATATTTCCAGTTCCTACGCGCGCAGATAGATAGGCGTCCACGCATCGTGACCAACCTCGGCGACACCTTCGCTGTCAACGGTGATACCACGACGTGAGGTGAAGCCGAGCTGCCAGCGATTCAGTCGGATCTTCGCCTTCTCGCGCCTCATCCACCTACGGCCATTCCAATCCGGCGGCGGTTCACCTCCTGGCTTCCTGAACCAGTCCGGCGCAAGAAAGACCTCTTCACCCCAGGCGCGCAACTCCGCTGTCCGCGCTTCCAGCTCTGCGCGTTCATCCTTGAGCTTCTCCTCGGCCTTCGCCCAAAACCAGGTGTAGAACTCGCGCACAGATTGGGCGTAGCGCTCCAGGATCGGGAGAAGTGCGATCGATTCCCCAGCCGCCTCAAGATATGGCTTCACTTTCGGCGCCAAGCCACTCCAGTCATAGAGCGGCTTTACCTCTAATAGGAACTGGAGGTCACGAGACGTCGAATGAGAATCAAAAGAAAAGGTATCTCGTGGTTCCAATCGGGGTAGAAAGTAATGTTGCGAGTAGTTCCTTAGCTCTACGATGAACTCAGCTTCGTCCGTCTCGAAAACTTCAACGCGTTTGTTCGTGTACTCGCCCGACTCAAACTCCGATAAGGTCCTGCCAATCTTTGGCCAGATGTGCCGCAGAACCACCCGCTGACCAGAGATCAACGAGCTCGCGGAGGCGAGTGTGTTGTGGAGCAACCGCGCCAGCTCATCGGAGTAGGGGTCACTCACGGCAGAGGTGAACTGGCCGAAACCTGGATACCGCCCTACATGCCCAACCATCTCTTGCGCATTCCGACTGAACGCATACGATGCCAGGTTCAGCGATCGAAGCTTGAGGTTGACGTGGTAGGCGTTCGTCGCCTTCAAGAAGTCGCTGCGCCGTTCGTATTCCGCGATGTAAGGGTTGGTCCAGGACTCAAGGACTTCTTCGTCCTCGTTCTCGGCAGGGGTCACCCGAGCGATGTTGCCACGAAGCACCGACATGAGTTGGCACGCTGGACGACGGACGTCACCTCTGCCGCCTGACCGACATGTGGATCACCCTGGGATGCCGGTCATCACCGCACTCTGGGGACCTCGCCGGCACAAGTCACCTTCAGATTGCCGAACAGTACTGGGCACGACGCGAGCCGTACCCGACCTGCCTCCCGCAGACGAGCACGAATCCGTTGGGCATCTGCCCGGTCCACTGGCTCTGGTCCTGTTGCATCCAAGTTTGTCGCGCCAACCGCAGTAACCGGTCCGTGCTGTCGGTTGCGAGAGATAACGTGACCGGGTGCCAAAACGTACGAACGCGTTCCAGAAGCTGGTGGCAACCATCACTGCGCACCTCAGCGCCGGCGCCATCGTCACTGAATCGAAGATGCTGATCGACCTCGATACGGGGCAAGAGCGAGAAGTTGACATCTGTATTGAACAGGATGTCGCCGGGCATCCACTTCGCATCTGCATCGAATGTTCGAGCCACCAGCGGGCGCGAGACGTGACCTGGGTCGAACAGATGCACGCGAAGCACCAACGCTTGCATACGAACCTGCTTGTGCTTGCATCAGAATCCGGCTTTACGGGTTCGGCTCTGAAGAAGGCAGAGTCTTACGGAATTCAAACGGCCGTCCCTGGTCACTTGTCCGAATCATTCGGTTCTGACCTCGTGGGGAAGTTGAACGCATTGTGGGTCAAAACATTCGCGCTGACCCCGACCAAGATGCGAATGTGGGTCGAGGAATCTGCTGACAGACCCTAAGAAATTATCGTCGCTTTCCCAGACACTCTGATCTTCCGTGGAGACAACACGGAGGTGACTGACGCGTTGTCCATGGCGCGTGGCCTCGTCCAAAACCTCGACATGGACAACGATGCGATGCGAGATGCCCAGGGCGACGAAAAGTTCTTCACCGTCGGCATGGAGCCAGCGCATCTGCGAGATCCGGAAACCGGAGAGCTGTATGATATCTACCTCCGTAAGGAAGAACCAACCGGCGATTACCTCCGCCGAATCACTCGCGTAGAAGTGACCGGCGCCGCAGTGGTCGAAGTTGCTGAGATTCCACTGAAGCACGGCGAATTTCGCGGAGTCGGATACTCCGCAGGTTCAGCGACGCTGGGGGATCGCACCGTGTCGCTTGTCGCAACTGAGACCCCCCAGGGGGAGCGTCGAACGACGACACGATTTGAGCCGCACCTAAGGGCTGTCCCGTAAGTTGTTGAGCGCCAGCCGTTATCGTGTTCCCGTGGCGGTGATCTCGGCGGCCGATCCGGTGATGGTGGAGTTGTTCAGTGGGCTGCGGCCACGCAAGTTCGCCCGCCTGATCACGCGGTTGCGGCGTGAGGGCGCCGACCGGCCGTTGCGGGGCCGGCCCTGGGGGTTGTGCTTCGAGGACCGGGTGTTGCTGGTGGCCACCTACTGGCGCACCAACCTCACGATGCGGCAGCTGGCAGCGGTGTTCGGGGTATCGAAGTCCGCCGCGGCCAGAGTGATCGAAGATCTCGGCCCGGCCCTGGGTTTACGTCCCCGTGTCCGGTTTCCGCATGGCGCGGTGTTGATCGTGGACGGCACCCTGGTCCCGACCCGGGACCACGATGTGGCTGCACCCAGCAAGAACTACCGGTACTCGACCAATCATCAGGTCGTCATCGACGCCGACACCGAACTCGTCGTCGCTCTCGGCCGGCCGCTGCCGGGCAACCGCAACGATTGCCGCGCCTACGGCGAGTCAGGCGCGGCCCATGCCTGCCGCAACGCGGTGGTGATCGCCGATGGCGGCTACCAGGGCACGAGCGCGATCATCCCGCACCGCCGTGTCCCGGGCCGGGACCTACCGGAGTGGAAACAGGCCCACAACGCCTCCCATCGCAAGGTCCGTGCTCGTGTCGAGCACACCTTCTCCCGGATGAAGACCTGGAAGATCCTGCGGGACTGCCGTCTACGTGGCAACGGTGTCGCTGTCGCGATGGCCGGAGTCGCCACCCTGGCCAACCTCGCCCACGCCCGCTGACCCCAGCCAGGGGCAGGTCGTCATCGCCGGGTCGGACTTACGGGACAACCCTTAGACGCAGGTCGCTGGACAAGCTGAGGATTTTCCGCTGCGTGCCAGCATGATCACGCTGTTGAGATGGGGACCGCGTGGGGACCGCACGCCGTGCGCGACCATGTGCCGCACCTGCTTATGCAATGCAAACGGTGGCATGAATCATGGGCATAACGTGCGTGAATGCCCGATCACCATTCCTGGGGGTCAAGTGGTCGCAGGTTCAAATCCTGTCAGCCCGACAACGAACACCCTTCCAACCTCGGCCGGAAGGGGTGTTCTCGTAGAAGAGGCGCGGGGAGATCCGAACCGAGCCGGCAGAAATCTCAAACTGGCGCCCTCCGCACCGTGCACCCAGCACCGGGCACGCCCGGGCCACCGCTCGGGCAGGTCGACCTCGTGGTTCTCGGTGACCGCGCACGTGTCGCTCGGTGGGCGGTGCGCCGAGGTCTCCCCGGGGAGTGGTGGGCCACGGACGCCACCCGTGCCAGGTGCGCGGGCACCCTGGGCGAAGGTGTCCGCGCGCCGCGGGTCCGAGTTCGGGGTGCGCGCCGACCTGTTACCGGCCGGAAGCGCGGACTCGAATACCGCACACCGCCGGGCGCGCACGCCGGAACCGGGCGTGCTCGACGACGATCTCGGGAAGCCGTTCGGCTGTAAGGGTCACGAAGGGGGTCGCCGGTCGATCGGCGCCCTCATATCCCGCGCCCCGGATTGAGGATTCCCCTGAGGTCGAAGGCGTCCTTGATGCGGCTCATGAGCTCTCGCTCCGCCGAACCGACCATCGCTTCGAGGTGACGGGACTTGAGTGTGCCGACTCCGTGCTCTCCGGTGATCGATCCGCCGAGTGCCAGACAGCTGGTCACGATGTCGTCGAAGGCCCGCACGGCGCGCGTGGCGGCGTCGGCATCCGCGGCGTCGAAAACGATCGTGGGATGCAGGTTTCCGTCCCCGGCATGGCCGAAGGTGCCAATCACCAATCCGTGTCGGTCGCCGGTCCGCCGGATCGCGTCGAGCATCTCCGGCAAGCGCGGGACCGGAACAGCGACGTCGTCCAGCAACGTGCTGCCACACCGTTCCAGCGCGGTGAGCGCCACGCCGCGCGCCCGCATCAGAGCGTCGCTCTCGGCCCGATCGCCGGTCAGGTGCACTTCGGTGGCAGCCGACGAACGGCACTCGCGGGCACAGCGCTCGGCCTCGAGCTGCGCGGCGGGGCCGTCACATCCGATCAACAGCAACGCACCCGCCCGCTCGTCCAGGCCCATCCGGGTCATCCGGTTCACCGCCGCGATCGTGGTGCGGTCCATCAGTTCGACCACGCACGGGTCGGCGACCGAGCGGAGGGACAGCACAGCGTCGATCGCGTCGGCCACGGAGGTGAAGAACGCGGCAACGGTCGCGGTGTCCGTCGGCCGTGTCCGCAGTCGCACCGTCGCCTCGACGATCACCGCGAGCGTGCCCTCCGAGCCGATCAGCAGCTGCGTGAGATTCAGGCCGGCGGTGTTCTTGCGGGTGTCGGCGCCGGTGTGGATGATCTGCCCGTCCGCCAGTACTGCTTTGATCCGTGCCACGTGGTCGCCCGTCACTCCGTACTTGGCGCAGCAGGCGCCGCCCGCGTTGGTCGCCAGATTGCCGCCGATGGTCGAGATCGCCCGGCTGCCGGGGTCCGGCACATACCACAGCCCCAGCTCCTCGACCGCCGCCGCGAGATCGCCGTTGAGCACGCCGGCCTCGACTGTCGCCGTGCGTGCCCGCACGTCGATGTCGAGTATTCGGTTCATCCGCTCGGTGCTCAGGACGATGCCGCCCTCCAGCGCGTTGGCGCCGCCCGCCAAGCCGGTGCCGGCTCCCCTGGTGACCAACGGCACCGCGTATCGGTGCGCCGTGCGCGTCGTCGCGACCACGTCATGGGTGGTCTCGGCGCGAACCACCGCGATCGGCCGGCCCGACGGCGTCAGCACCGAGTGGTCGCGGGTGTAGGCCAGCATCGCGTCGGGATCCGTGATCACGGATCCGCCCAGGGCCTGCGTCAATTCCTTCAACGGATCCGTCATCGCCACCGTCGTACGCCACCTTTCCTGTCGCCCGGCGCCAAGTGCTCGTGGTGACGCCGGCCGACCCACTCGCCGTCGGCGTCAGCCGACGATTTCCAGTTCGCCCATCCGTGCCCAATCGGTGTCGGGCAGGGGAGCATGCAGGATGCGCGGGGTGCTCCGCAGCGCGGGCCGCATGGCCTCCAGCCCCTTCCGGAAGTGATCCGCATTCACGTGGTCGGCCCCCGCGGCCGCATCCCGGAAGGCTTCGAGAAGAACGAACTCGGTGGGCTGGGACAGGCTCCGATGCCATTCGAACCACAGATTGCCGGCCTCGGCACGGGTGGCGTCGGTGAACTCTCGGGTAATGGAGGGCCACGTGTCGACGTACTCGTCGCGTACGTCGAATTTGACCACGATGAAAATCATGAAAGTTGCTCCTGTGATCGCTGTTCGGGAAGGACCGCGCTGCCCACGCCGGTGCGCTCTCGGCCGACGCGAGCGCGCGGTCCCGATCAATAGATGTTCGACGGGCGGACCATGCCCTCGGCGAGATCACCGAAGCCGGGAGCGAGAACGGCCCCGGGATTCCCGACGACCTCCTCCACCACGGCGGTCTCGGTGGTGATCAGCAATGCCGCGATGGATGCCGCGCTCTCCAACGCCGCTCGGGTGACCTTGAACGGGTCGATGACGCCGTCGTCGAACATGTCCTCGTAGGCGCCGGTGAGGGCGTTGAAGCCGTGTCCGAGGGGCAGGTCGACGACCGTGTCGACGACCTCGTCGCCGTCGAATCCCGCGTTGACGGCGATCCACCGCACCGGTTCGGCGAGCGCACGCCGCACCACGTCGCAGCCCACTGCTTCGTCACCCGGCAGCACCAGGTCCGCGAGTGCCCAGTGCGACTGTGCCAAGGCGGTGCCGCCACCCGCGACGATCCCCTCCTCCACCGCTGCCTGGGTGGCGGCGAGCGCATCCTCGACCCGCAACATGCGCTCCTTGAGTTCCACGCTCGTGGCACCGCCGACGCGGATCACCGCAACCCTGCCGGTGAGGCGGGCGATGCGGAGGTCGATGCTCTCGCGATCGGCGTCGATCTTCGCGCGTTCACGTTGGGTCTTCAGCTGAGCTACCCGCGCGACCAACAGAGCCTGATCGCCATGGCCCCCGACGATGGTGGTCTGGTTCTCGGTCACGGTGATTCGATCGCACGACCCCAGGTGCTCGATCGTTACCTCCGACAGTTCGAGTCCGGTGTCTTTCGCCACGACATGTCCGCCCAGCGCGACGGCCAGGTCCTCCAGCTCGGCGACCCTGCGGTGCCCGAATCCGGGTGCTCGGACGACGACCGACTGCATCGTCTTGTGCATGTTGCCGCCGACGAGCAGCTGTAACGCCGGCCCGTCGACCTCCTCGGCGAGCACGACCAGCGGTCGGTCGGCACGCTTGGCCGCCTCGATGCTGGGCATGATCTCCTGCACCTGGGTGATCTTCTTGTTGGTCAACAGGATCAGCGGATCGACGTGCACCGCCTCCATCCGCTCCGGATCGGTGACCATGTACCCGGAGGTGTATCCGTGATCGAACTCGATGCCGTCGACGATGTCGACAGACAGGCCGAGTGTTTCGCTCTCCTCGGTGGTGACGATCCCCGAACGGCCGACATACGCCACCGCCTCGGCGACGGCTTGGCCGATGACCTCGTCGTCGCTCGCGGCCAGGGTGGCGATGCGGTGCAGATCGCTGGCGCCACCGACTTCGGCGACCTGCAGTCGGAGCGAATCGATCACCGCGGCGACGGCGCGCTCGATGCCGCGGCGGACCCGCATCGGATTGGCTCCGTTGTCTACGGCTTTCAGTCCTTCCCTGACCATGGCCTGAGCGAGGACGGTCGCGGTGGTGGTGCCGTCCCCGACCAGTCCGTTGGTCTTCATCGCCACTTCC contains:
- a CDS encoding GyrI-like domain-containing protein; translated protein: MSYQVTVDRAPAQTVLELRRTVHADRPGEDIGNGMRALYAAAAAIGLAPAGAPSTTYRGPIRHGSATEVDFALPVQTSLDDEPGDIVVRRTEPILHARLVHRGPYQSIGDAYRALDVALREGGLTATGPPTEVYLVAPDDAVTPHDLLTEIRVPVAADDLAVRLAMPFDSALAAVRSALRAEGFGVVSEVDVRATLREQLGATVRNHVVLGALDPHLAHRALDVEDGPAAPVCCTVVVREEEADTVVSAVDPDRLVGSPALLAIAAQARAGLAAALRRVASPD
- a CDS encoding maleylpyruvate isomerase N-terminal domain-containing protein, coding for MIPLDTRPLFPLLHRSLLDLLRALEPADWTRPTICPGWTVADVTAHLLNDHLRRISGSRDRHSGAVFRDDETLPEYLARVNDEFVRAMRQCSPRVMIDLLAHLGPELDRVWAAMDPDAPADLAVSWTGARTSPAWLDIARDYTEYWVHQQQIRDAVARPGADQVELMRPVLVTFLHALPFALREHTRPAETALKFAITGPAGGEWSVVSDGTGWELTAADHDRYAATVRMDQDTLWRLATRGITVDEARERTEPAGDRELTDAATTLLAVVA
- a CDS encoding MBL fold metallo-hydrolase, which produces MTTTSQSHDHTRTDSPLRQVLPDLWETPAFVVPGGPRTHAYLWTPPSGGNILFYSPGDEGPFEGVAALGGVERQYLSHQDEAGPMLRAVADRFGSRLHAPAPEAGQIGRFAAIDVPLSRRGTDDAGVEVIPTPGHSPGSTCYLVRGADDLTYLFTGDTLLRYADGVWRAGYVPGYSDKTGLRGALDVLATVRPDVVISSAFVEGAEGFHRIAPGTWSACLDEARAELG
- a CDS encoding tyrosine-type recombinase/integrase produces the protein MEDKGTKGNRVRYVPLIEEVRQLVLDRLQAVGRGDPDARLFRGPRGGRIATGVLRDATHWDEVVVKLGYEHLRRHDLRHTGLTWFADAGVSLHVLQKIVGHADSRTTERYLHPDRREITGAGDKLTEHLRSRSGPALRVVG
- a CDS encoding single-stranded DNA-binding protein encodes the protein MASNVTVMITGHLAENPEPRVTNTGKLVTNFAVISNDRRYDRDRNEWVDAAKTVIRIN
- a CDS encoding single stranded DNA-binding domain-containing protein; this translates as MVQLAGDSLTKGCRVTVTGHRLTADPYLGKDVKPRAALELTADTVAVDLKG
- a CDS encoding restriction endonuclease, which produces MPKRTNAFQKLVATITAHLSAGAIVTESKMLIDLDTGQEREVDICIEQDVAGHPLRICIECSSHQRARDVTWVEQMHAKHQRLHTNLLVLASESGFTGSALKKAESYGIQTAVPGHLSESFGSDLVGKLNALWVKTFALTPTKMRMWVEESADRP
- a CDS encoding IS5/IS1182 family transposase; the protein is MVELFSGLRPRKFARLITRLRREGADRPLRGRPWGLCFEDRVLLVATYWRTNLTMRQLAAVFGVSKSAAARVIEDLGPALGLRPRVRFPHGAVLIVDGTLVPTRDHDVAAPSKNYRYSTNHQVVIDADTELVVALGRPLPGNRNDCRAYGESGAAHACRNAVVIADGGYQGTSAIIPHRRVPGRDLPEWKQAHNASHRKVRARVEHTFSRMKTWKILRDCRLRGNGVAVAMAGVATLANLAHAR
- a CDS encoding FAD-binding oxidoreductase, whose amino-acid sequence is MTDPLKELTQALGGSVITDPDAMLAYTRDHSVLTPSGRPIAVVRAETTHDVVATTRTAHRYAVPLVTRGAGTGLAGGANALEGGIVLSTERMNRILDIDVRARTATVEAGVLNGDLAAAVEELGLWYVPDPGSRAISTIGGNLATNAGGACCAKYGVTGDHVARIKAVLADGQIIHTGADTRKNTAGLNLTQLLIGSEGTLAVIVEATVRLRTRPTDTATVAAFFTSVADAIDAVLSLRSVADPCVVELMDRTTIAAVNRMTRMGLDERAGALLLIGCDGPAAQLEAERCARECRSSAATEVHLTGDRAESDALMRARGVALTALERCGSTLLDDVAVPVPRLPEMLDAIRRTGDRHGLVIGTFGHAGDGNLHPTIVFDAADADAATRAVRAFDDIVTSCLALGGSITGEHGVGTLKSRHLEAMVGSAERELMSRIKDAFDLRGILNPGRGI
- a CDS encoding putative quinol monooxygenase; this translates as MIFIVVKFDVRDEYVDTWPSITREFTDATRAEAGNLWFEWHRSLSQPTEFVLLEAFRDAAAGADHVNADHFRKGLEAMRPALRSTPRILHAPLPDTDWARMGELEIVG